The Dickeya poaceiphila DNA window TGACCGAATTGCATGTAAAAGGCCGCAACACCTACTGGAAAGTGCGTCAGGCGGTCGAAACCGCCAAAGAAACGCTGTATACCTTTGATCAGTTAAAGACTAACAAGGTCGAGCTGCGTCGCCCATTGCGTAAAATGGTGTTCAATGTGCCGACCCGCCGCGAACTGACGTCTGGCGAGCGCGCCATCCAGCACGGCCTGGCGATTGCATCCGGCATCAAAGCGGCCAAAGATCTGAGCAACATGCCGCCTAATATCTGCAACGCCGCCTATCTGGCCTCGCAGGCGCGCCAGCTGGCTGACGGCTACAGCCAGATAACTACCCGCGTCATCGGCGAACAGCAGATGAAAGAGCTGGGCATGAACGCCTATCTGGCGGTAGGGCAAGGCTCGCAGAATGAATCACTGATGTCGGTGATCGAATACAAAGGCAATACGGATAACAACAGCAAGCCGATTGTGCTGGTCGGCAAAGGGCTGACCTTTGACGCAGGCGGCATCTCCATCAAACCTGCCGACAGCATGGACGAAATGAAATACGATATGTGCGGCGCCGCCGCGGTGTATGGCGTGATGCGCATGGCAGCCGAGCTGGCGTTGCCGCTCAACATCATCGGCGTGCTGGCGGGCTGCGAAAACATGGTGGATGGCCGTTCCTATCGCCCCGGAGACATTCTGACCACCATGTCCGGTCAAACGGTGGAAGTGCTGAATACCGACGCCGAAGGCCGTCTGGTGCTGTGCGACACCCTCACTTACGTTGAACGCTTCGAACCGGACGTGGTCATTGACGTCGCCACGCTGACCGGTGCCTGCGTTATCGCGCTGGGCCATCACCTGACCGGGTTGATGTCGAACCATAACCCGCTGGCGCACGAACTGCTGGGAGCCTCGGAACAAGCGGGCGACCGCGCCTGGCGTCTGCCGCTGGGCGATGAATATCAGGAGCAACTGGACTCCAACTTCGCCGATATGGCCAACATCGGCGGTCGTCCGGGCGGGGCCATTACCGCGGCGTGCTTCCTGTCGCGCTTTACCCGCAAGTACAGTTGGGCGCATCTGGATATCGCCGGCACCGCCTGGCGTTCCGGCAAGGCGAAAGGCGCGACTGGCCGACCAGTAGCGCTGCTGTCCCAGTTCCTGTTGAACCGCGCCGGGTTGAATGACGCCGAATAATCATCGGCAATCGCCGCCAGCCGGCGGCGTATTCATCCCCTTCCGGCCTGATCCCCGCGCTTGCGGGGATTTGTTATTCTGTCTGTGACCCTCATTGGTATGCGGAGCGCCATGAAAAACGCGACCTTTTATCTCATAGAGAGCGACCGCACCAGCGGCGAACTGAATGCCTGTGAAGCGCTAGCCTGCGACCTGGCAGCAGCGCGCTGGCGTGCTGGTCA harbors:
- the pepA gene encoding leucyl aminopeptidase, encoding MEFSVKSGSPEKQRSACIVVGVFEPRRLSPIAEQLDKISDGYISALLRRGELEGKVGQSLLLHHVPNILSERILLIGCGKERELDERQYKQVVQKTINALNETGSMEAVCFLTELHVKGRNTYWKVRQAVETAKETLYTFDQLKTNKVELRRPLRKMVFNVPTRRELTSGERAIQHGLAIASGIKAAKDLSNMPPNICNAAYLASQARQLADGYSQITTRVIGEQQMKELGMNAYLAVGQGSQNESLMSVIEYKGNTDNNSKPIVLVGKGLTFDAGGISIKPADSMDEMKYDMCGAAAVYGVMRMAAELALPLNIIGVLAGCENMVDGRSYRPGDILTTMSGQTVEVLNTDAEGRLVLCDTLTYVERFEPDVVIDVATLTGACVIALGHHLTGLMSNHNPLAHELLGASEQAGDRAWRLPLGDEYQEQLDSNFADMANIGGRPGGAITAACFLSRFTRKYSWAHLDIAGTAWRSGKAKGATGRPVALLSQFLLNRAGLNDAE